A single Tindallia californiensis DNA region contains:
- a CDS encoding cyclase family protein, protein MERIVDLTHEIETSMPIYPGDPSVEIKSWNTHEKNGCQISKILMGSHTGTHVDAPWHFNPQGASLDNLSLSRFVGKGTLIDVSNKGTNEKIDTKDIAAYRSYISSGEFVVFMTGWDRHYRERMYFKHPFLTETAAKMLVDMGVSLVGIDTLSVDSTMDKTFSVHSVLMNAEILIVENLCNLKEVPFVKGMYSFLPLKVKKGDGSPVRAIFFDSPVD, encoded by the coding sequence TAGAGACCAGTATGCCAATATATCCTGGAGATCCATCGGTGGAGATTAAATCATGGAATACTCATGAAAAAAATGGCTGCCAGATCAGTAAAATCTTGATGGGGAGCCATACAGGAACCCATGTAGATGCTCCCTGGCATTTTAACCCCCAGGGAGCATCGCTGGATAATCTCTCGCTTAGTCGTTTTGTTGGTAAGGGTACGCTTATTGATGTATCCAATAAAGGGACCAATGAAAAGATAGATACTAAAGACATTGCCGCTTATCGATCCTATATAAGCTCTGGCGAATTTGTTGTTTTTATGACTGGATGGGATCGACACTATAGAGAAAGGATGTATTTTAAGCATCCATTCCTTACCGAAACAGCAGCGAAAATGCTTGTAGATATGGGCGTTTCATTAGTAGGGATTGATACGTTAAGTGTTGATTCGACTATGGATAAGACTTTCTCTGTACATTCTGTCCTTATGAATGCGGAGATACTGATTGTAGAAAATCTTTGTAATTTGAAGGAAGTTCCCTTTGTTAAAGGCATGTATTCTTTTCTGCCACTGAAAGTAAAAAAAGGTGATGGATCTCCTGTTCGAGCTATTTTCTTTGACTCACCGGTTGATTAA